CCTTCCACGAGAACCTCATGGCGGTCTACGACGCCACCGGCGTCTGTAAGTTCTCCAGGCACATGTACTTCCTCGAGGGCTTCCCGCCGCTCGTTGAGGCTCTCACCGGCATGAACATCGGCGAGGCCGAGCTGATGGTCATCGGCGAGAGGATAATGAACATCGCCAGGGCCTTCAACGTCCGCGAGGGCTTCAGCAGGAAGGACGACACGCTTCCGTACAGGATCATGTGGGAGCCGATTCCGGAGGGGGTCAGCAAGGGTATGCACGTACCGCCGTGGGAGCTCGACAGGATGCTCGACGAGTACTACCAGGCCCGCGGCTGGAGCAGGGACGGAATCCCGACCAAGGCCAAGCTCATGGCCCTCGACCTCCCGGACATCGCGGAGGACATCGGGGCGGGAGTTTGAGTTCTTGCCCTTTTCTTTTGCCTCTTCCCAGGAGTTAAATATAAGAACCGCCGGGGGTATTTTCTTCGGTGTGAGTCATGGAGAGGAAGCTCACGGATTTTATCAACTCATCAGCTCAAGAAAACAAGGTTCTAATCTGTGAGGAGCGTGAGAGAGTAACGAGGGCTGATGAAAGACCTGCTGAGGGAAAGGAGGGGGGTTAGCGTGTGATCCTCGATACATTTTCGTTTACTCCCCTTGAGGTCTCTATAGCAGTTGTAGCTTTTAGTGCAATTCTCTACTATTTTGGCAGGATAATAGCCGACACGCACGTTGAACAAGCTGATAAATCTGTTCTTTACGTTGCAGGATTTATCTTCGTTGTGTTCTTTATCTTAGTTCCCGGTGGGACTGTGTACTATATCAAAGATTACCTTGTGTGGATACCTAAACTTGCACTAGTGCTTCTTCAGATTGTGATGTTCTCAATGCTTTCTTGGGCAGTAAAAACTTACGAATATTTTCTTAAGCACGGTCTTTTGGATGTGTTCCAAAAGAAATACAGAGAGAAACTAGAGGAAATCAAAAAAGATAATACCCTTTTGGGAAACATTATTGCGGTTTACGATATAGTGAAAAATAACAAAGATCCTGTTTCAACATTCTCAAGTATATTGGAGGCTAATAGAAAAATCTCCAGCAATTACCTCTTTTTAATGTTAGTATCAACAATTTCCATTTTTTCACTATATAGAGCAATCTCAGAGAACTCTCTGATCTTTATTACAGTTACATTAGTACTTGGGTTCTTTCTCTTCACAATGATGGCACTTGTTTATGGGTTTAGTACTGCATATTATCCTCCTGCAATCATTCACCTAAAAAATGGACAGATTCTCCAAGGCAAACTTCTAAAATTTGGGGATTTTGTATATCTGCTTGATCAAGAGCAGAAAGTTAAAATTTTCATAAATAAGCAGGAGATTATGTATTTAGAGGAAAGCTTATTCAAAAATCAATTCCCAATTTCTCAATCCAAAGACCAAGTTCGAATGGGAACTCTAGAAGAACACAATGAAAAAGTATAAGTACCATTTGTTTGTAAAGACACAATGTTATGTGTGGAGGTTGGGACGCTCTTGGCCCTAGCAGCTTCAGTAAATCTAGCGACTACAGTACTGCTAATACAGCTTGTAAAGGAGGTGATTGAGGTGGCCGTATGGCTATCTACCTCACTACAGTGGAACAAGGGCGGAGCGGCGGTCCCCCTCTGGGCTCGGAGGTACTAGGGGATCGTTATACAGGGCCAAGAGTGTCTTACCCTCGCTTCCCAGAGGGTGTGGGGGTTCGACTCCCCCACCTCCGCCCACAGGAGCCCAATACCAAGAAAACCAGATGAAGTTTTAAGTTCCATGAATATGTTAATAGGTTTCATTCTCATTCTAGCATTCTTTGAACGTCTTGAGAACTGTAAAACACGTTAGAACCTCCAATTAATACCAAATCTCTACGAAAATCAGCGTTTTAGACGTGTAAACACAATTCCGTCAATGCTTTGCGCAGGCAAAGTTTGGTGGCGCCGGGGCAGGGATTTGAACCCTGGTGGGCAAACGCCCACGGACTCTCCAGGCCCGCGCCTTCCCAGGCTAGGCTACCCCGGCGCATAAAGGAGAGGAATCAGGAGATGAGCTCGATCTCGATGGTGACGTCCTCGGGGACGCGGATGCGCATGATCTGGCGCATGGCCCTTTCGTCGGCCTCAATGTCAACGAGCCTCTTGTGAACGCGGAGCTCGAACCTGTCAAATGTGGCGGTGCCCTCTCCGTCCGGGCTCTTCCTGGTGGTGATCCTTATTCTCTTGGTCGGAAGCGGGATGGGCCCGCTCATCCTGACACCGGTCCTCTCGGCGATCTGCTTGATCTGGTCGGTGACCTCGTTGAGGGCCTTAATGTCCGTGCTCGCAAGCTTAATCCTTGCCTTCTGCATTTCCGTCCCTCCTAAGGCTTAAGGAAGTAAAGGAAAGGCCAGAGAAGGCCCTTCACTCGGCCTTCTGAACGGAGATGACCATACCGGC
The DNA window shown above is from Thermococcus sp. JdF3 and carries:
- the rpsJ gene encoding 30S ribosomal protein S10, producing MQKARIKLASTDIKALNEVTDQIKQIAERTGVRMSGPIPLPTKRIRITTRKSPDGEGTATFDRFELRVHKRLVDIEADERAMRQIMRIRVPEDVTIEIELIS